Proteins encoded in a region of the Marmota flaviventris isolate mMarFla1 chromosome 3, mMarFla1.hap1, whole genome shotgun sequence genome:
- the LOC114088094 gene encoding olfactory receptor 6C2-like, translating into MRNHTAITTFILLGLTDDPKLQVLLFIFLLLTYMLSVTGNLTIITLTLVDPHLKTPMYFFLRNFSFLEISFTTVCIPRFLYSLSTGDNTVTYNACVSQVFFVFLFGATEFFLLAAMSYDRYVAICKPLHYMTIMNNRVCTILVLSCWVAGLMIIVSPLSVGLQLEFCDSNVIDHFSCDASPLLRISCSDTWILEQMVIIVAVFALIITLVFVLLSYTYIITTILRFPSVQQRKKAFSTCSSHMIVLSITYGSCIFIYIKPSAKEEVAMNKGISVLNTSIAPLLNPFIYTLRNKQVKHAFNDSIKKIVFLSKK; encoded by the coding sequence ATGAGGAACCACACAGCAATAACCACTTTCATCCTCCTGGGACTGACTGATGACCCAAAACTGCAAGTTCtgctttttatctttctgttgcTCACCTACATGTTAAGTGTAACAGGGAACCTGACTATTATCACCCTCACACTGGTGGATCCCCATCTGAAGACAcctatgtacttcttcctcagaaACTTTTCCTTCCTAGAAATTTCATTTACTACTGTCTGTATCCCTCGATTCCTGTATAGTTTATCAACTGGAGACAATACTGTTACCTACAATGCTTGTGTAAGtcaagtattttttgtttttctctttggagCAACAGAATTTTTTCTCCTGGCAGCCATGTCCTATGATCggtatgtggccatctgtaaacCCCTTCATTATATGACCATCATGAACAACAGAGTGTGCACCATATTAGTCCTCTCCTGCTGGGTAGCTGGCTTGATGATTATTGTCTCACCCCTAAGTGTAGGTCTGCAGCTTGAATTCTGTGATTCTAATGTCATTGATCATTTCAGTTGTGATGCAAGTCCCCTCCTAAGGATCTCCTGCTCAGACACATGGATATTAGAACAGATGGTTATAATTGTGGCTGTATTTGCCCTCATCATCACCTTAGTTTTTGTGCTTCTGTCCTACACATACATCATCACGACCATTCTGAGATTCCCCTCTGTTCAGCAAAGGAAAAAGGCCTTTTCCACCTGCTCATCCCACATGATTGTGCTTTCCATCACCTATGGCAGCTGCATCTTCATCTATATCAAGCCATCAGCAAAAGAAGAGGTGGCCATGAATAAAGGAATTTCAGTTCTCAACACTTCTATAGCGCCCTTGCTGAACCCTTTCATTTACACCTTGAGAAACAAGCAAGTAAAACATGCTTTTAATGACTCCATAAAGAAGATTGTGTTTCTCTCAAAGAAGTAG